From Trichomycterus rosablanca isolate fTriRos1 chromosome 18, fTriRos1.hap1, whole genome shotgun sequence, the proteins below share one genomic window:
- the LOC134332932 gene encoding very long chain fatty acid elongase 7-like, which yields MAFNKLTSSVALLYDQYLKKADPRVEDWPLMSSPVPQTIIILSYIYFVTTFGPRLMENRKPFNLKQPMIIYNFGIVVFSLYMIYEFLMSGWANGYSYQCDVVDYSSSPQALRMAWTCWLYYFSKFIEMLDTVFFVLRKKNSQVTFLHVYHHSIMPFTWWFGVKFAPGGLGTFHALLNCCVHVVMYTYYALSALGPAYQKYIWWKKYMTTIQLVQFVMVTAHIGQFFFMKDCPYQFPVFLYVIGLYGLIFLILFLNFYYHAYTRGRRLPKVLQKGTCCQNGAHKTE from the exons ATGGCTTTCAACAAACTGACCTCAAGTGTTGCCTTGCTCTATGACCAGTATCTTAAAAAAGCAG ATCCGAGGGTTGAAGACTGGCCTCTCATGTCGTCCCCAGTCCCTCAAACAATAATCATCCTTTCCTACATCTACTTTGTCACGACGTTTGGACCTCGACTAATGGAGAACCGCAAACCCTTTAACCTCAAGCAGCCAATGATCATCTACAACTTTGGCATTGTTGTGTTCTCGCTATACATGATTTATGAG TTTCTCATGTCTGGCTGGGCTAATGGATACTCATACCAGTGTGATGTTGTGGATTATTCCAGCTCTCCTCAGGCTCTCAGG atgGCTTGGACTTGCTGGCTCTATTACTTCTCAAAGTTCATCGAGATGCTGGATACT GTTTTCTTTGTTCTGAGAAAAAAGAATAGCCAAGTCACTTTCCTTCATGTGTACCATCACTCAATCATGCCCTTTACATGGTGGTTTGGGGTCAAGTTTGCTCCag GTGGCCTGGGAACCTTTCATGCCCTGCTGAACTGCTGTGTCCATGTGGTCATGTACACCTACTATGCCCTTTCTGCTTTGGGACCAGCCTACCAGAAGTATATCTGGTGGAAAAAGTACATGACTACTATTCAGCTG GTtcagtttgtgatggtgactgCCCACATTGGCCAGTTTTTCTTCATGAAGGACTGTCCTTACCAGTTCCCGGTGTTTCTCTACGTCATCGGCCTGTATGGACTCATCTTCCTGATTCTCTTCCTCAATTTCTACTATCATGCATACACCAGGGGGAGAAGGTTGCCTAAAGTCCTGCAGAAGGGAACAtgctgtcagaatggtgcacaCAAAACTGAGTAA